Below is a window of Lytechinus variegatus isolate NC3 chromosome 4, Lvar_3.0, whole genome shotgun sequence DNA.
CAATgtaaattgagttttctcatttttgtctcgcccaccagaggtgaaggcgagacttagggatccaaatgtcgtccgtccgtcacaaaccgaatgacacataactccacatccgtaagtcgcttttcaaccaaacttggatggtagatggacttgggggacctgcatggcGGACGATTAGGCTgtagttggaggtcacatggtaaggtcaaaggtcattttcaggtcaacgttaaagtttacatgtaagactctattatgacacctaactctgcaactgcaagtcgcttttcaaccaaacttggaaagtggatggacttgggggacctgcatgttatgctgcagtcgaaggtcacatggtaaggtcaaaggtcattttcaggtcaacattaaagtttatgtgcaaggctcttatgacaagtgttaccatcccagtcatttcacaatgaagttacGTGTCCTCGCAAATCGCAATATTTCTGGTCTTTTTCAAACGTGGGCGAGACACTAAATCGCTCTTGCCTTGTTTATAAAGATTTGAGTATTTTTCCTGTCctcattcattttcaaacaagaAATTTTCTCATTTGTGATAGCAAtggtatttgaaaaatattaacacccaaaattagcattctaggaacttttttagtgaattagagcaaaaagtatgattaacGCATAAATAAGCATGATAAAGCCTTatgaaaaaatctttattttgaaaaaaattatacagcCTTTACATCACATCCCACACTGTTATCATGCCAATTTTCACGGTGTTGGTTGATTTAACCTCACAGTCACATAAAACACTGTAAGACCGGTGTGGTTAGGATTAAGTTAAGATTCACCAGTCTTGAATTCAAAGTAATGCAAGCCTAGAAGTTGAAATGAAGTACCAACCATGAAAAGGATTTCGATGTATCTAATTATAGATTTGAATCGCAAAATAATTGGtttaaaattataaacaaaatctccatcaaaataatgtaatgaGAAACATAATTACATAAGGAATGTTAACGTAAGCaatgaataaatatgtaagAGAAATTCTAATGCttcttatttaatttttctattGCAGGTACCCCTGCCTCCCCTTTCTGTTGACTCCCCTCCTTAATCCTCTTGGACGGCCACAGGTGCGCTACAATAGCGCCCACAAAAGAGGACGTTGCGTTATCGAGCGCACCTTTGGCCGTTGGAAGAGGAGGTTCCCGTGCCTCAATGATTTGCGCGTGAAGGTGGATACTACTTTCACAATAATAGTGGCTTGCTCGGTCCTGTGGAACATCTCCCTCGACCATAACGAGGTAGATATTCCAGGACCTGAGCCAGAGGAAATGCCTCCACTTGTCCACCTTCCTCCTGGCCTACATGACGCTGTCGCTGGTAGGCTCAGGAGAGAGCAAATCATTGAGGACCATTTTTCCAACTAACCCAAGTAGCCACTCAGAACCATCTTCTCTGGTACCAGCTGTTCTTCCAGTCCACTTAGAGGAAATCCTTGAATTGAGATGCTGACAAGGTATTTGTTATTTTCCAGCATTACAGGGCTTTTACACTGGGCATTCAGAGTGTTAGGTAGTACGCATACAATCATTTTTACTACCGTATTATGGACATTGTTTCTTTGAGACCATGTCGCTCTTTTACGTGCACTTTGGAGCATGAAAAATATTAGCTTTTACAATTTGAATTCAAGGATTACACTGTCACAgcctcattttttaaattggcatcATTGTCATAAATTGAAAGTTGCTCTTTCAATTCTCTGATGGTGCTATTCatgatgcattttttaaaaaatattcaatttaagGAACTCcttgtcatacatgtagacaCCTTTTTAAGATACCAATTTATTTCCCCAAAGTTAAACTTGTGCGATACATATCATTTTTCAtgtgtcaaatgaaaattaaaaaaaaagagttttaaaGTAAATACTTCCAGTTTTAAAAGtccaaaatgattgaaaagatGCCAGAATTCTGTCATTTGTGATTTGCACACCAAATAGTTTTCCCAAACAACTCTGCATACCCAGTGTGGAAGCCCTTTCACATGCAATCTACATTTACATGTTCCCCATCAGCGACTCCTTATGTAGACATGTCTCATTGATACACCCAGTACACCTGGTTACATGCAGTAATGGTAAAATTGTCTGCTGACTTGGTTCAAATTCATCTCTCATTGTTTGAAACTTCATGAATTAATATCCTCCCTCTTGCGTTTGTTTCAGAAATATCtttgatgaataaaatgattatgataCATTTGCTTCGTCTAAACGAAGTCctgtcaaaacaattttaaggtCATTCCctgtttttcaaaaaaatcaatttcaagcATATTGATGATATACATTGTATGTAAAGGCATTCTTGTAGCATTCAAATGGATTTCTTGTTAAAATTGTCCATCATGCTCTGGTCATCCATCTTTAATATCCAGTGATATACAACTGTGTTATGAAAGTGTTAAATATTCACATGCATTGGGTACATAGTTACCAAGTCAAAAGAATGATAGTAACAAGATCATTAACAGTGTCTGAATTCCAATTTATTGACATATTTGTTGTATGaacaataaatatttcttcAACTTTATTGCCATTAGTGgtctaatatatatatttataaatatatatatgtatgtacacaCATAAAAATATGTCTTATTAAAAGAAATGGATTATGTACATTTCTGCTCTCTGATAAATAATTTAGGtacatgaaaattatgatgaaaGAACTTGTATGTTAAATACTTTCCAAAAGGCAAGATAATTAATACCAATTTAGGGGGCAATTGAGCCTTGACTAAATGttttgaagaaatgaaaaaaaaaataaaatgcaaaagttcATCATAATAGAAATAAGGAAGTttggatatttttcatttagtcCTCGGAATATGCGGCAAGAGCAGCCTTTAGCTTCACCTCTTCAGTCTTCTTTTGAACTTTAAGGATTTCCATCCTATACTCATGTTCTATCCTCATGTATTCAAGTCGTATCTGGTGCTCTTCCTCTGCCAGTTCAACGAGTCTCTCCTCGCTTGAATGGATATGTGGATGTTTGGGTCTAGTTTTTGGTTGGTGGGGAATGGTTGATCGCCTCTTCTCTCCACGAGGTTGAAGTTTTCGAGTTGTGTCTTGCCTAGGAGAGAACATCAATACATAacttattattataaaaaaaatatataaatggagGCATTTGAATGTGAATTgcaattattatattcagagcTATACACACCCATATTGCAAATGTAAATGATCTCAAAAGTTTCTAGAAAACAAGTCGTAAATGAAATGTGCAAGTACTTATTTAGCAATCGGGTGATTTATATAGAAGTTGTCCAAAGCGTTTCAATGTGATGAATTatgtaattcatgaaaatgaagattCATGAACAAGTAATGCTTGTTTATATGGTGCAAGCATATTTGTTTTAACTTCTTTAACAGactaagatttttaaaaaagattctATTCAAGGCTGTGTGTTGGTATTTATTATAGGATCAGGTTCAGCAGAGGCATTTAAACAAGGTATACAATGTAGGTAGTGTGGTTGATATAGTTCCATCAGGAGTTGGCCGGAAAAGgaattattttataaaaaatttataaaaatgtaaatgttgAATAATGCTGACAATctagtatttatatttaatatatCAGTATGTCAAATGAATTATAATCTacacatgaatattgattttcatgactgTTTTATAAGCATGGGTGTGTGAATTGAATTAATGTTAATAGAGAATTGTGATTTTAATGCCTGTATTCCCCTCAGATGATTCACTTTTAAAGTAGATTCTTTTATAGACTAGATttctctaccaactgagccatcTGTTTTCAAATGTGTATCttgttaataataaaaaagaagtgAACTTACCTTGTTGTTTCAATGTCTCCATTCTGAGTTGTGGATGGAAGGGAACTGTTCTGCATGTTTGCTTGACTGAATTAATGTatatgtgtgaaaaaaaaaattatgcaaatattacTAATGGAATGTAAGATCTGAAGTAATTCAGGAGAGTGTTAAATGTTgcttatcaccccccccccccttttttattaGGGGCAAGGAGGAaacagttaaactgaagttgAACATTACTTAGGTTTATTAAGTTAGCAGCACTTAAGGAGATtaattcgtaaaaaaaaatgattacatatAATTTCATGCACTATTCACTTTATTTTGTATATCACGTAGGCATTTACTTTTCAAATGTGTGTATTGTTGGTGAGGAAAACATGGAACTTACCTTGTTGATGCAAGAACTGGTTTATGACTTGTTGATGGATGGAGACTGTTCTGTTCGTCTTGCCTGCATAAATGTAAAAATGTGTGTGAGAgtgaaaaaaacaattgtttaatttttttcgaAATGAAGAAGTACATCTCTTGTAGTATAAGGTTATCAAGGGTgcattcataaaaaaagaaagtccaCCTTTAATAGGTGTAAGGAGGGAGGGGGTACAGTGAGGTTCTACAACTTACTTGAATGTATTGAATGTGCATCAATGATGGAGTTGAATTCTGAAAAACACACAAGTGCCTATCTTGAATTCAAAAAGCAccattccttttcctttcccccctttttgtATAGCAGGTAATCCCATATGTGGCTTATCCGGTTTCAAACACATGACCCACACACCTCTTTTGGAGCAAatcttcacccccccccaccATGAATAAaggataaaacattttaaacaagatAATTCATCCACCTTCCAAGTGGGTTGGTTAGAAAATATTGCATTAGCAACTAGGCTTTTACTTTCcaaatttgtttattgttaGGGAGGAAAAACATGGAAATTACCTTGTTGCTGCAACAACTGGTTTATGACTTGTTGATGGATGGAGACTGTTCTGTTCGTCTTGCCTGAATAAATGTGTGAGAGAATTATTAAAATATTACTAATGGAACGGGACATGTTAAGTAGTATAATAAGGTTATCAAGgttgtattcataaaaaaaagaaaatccaccTTTAATAGGTGTAAGGAGGGAGGGGGTAAAGTGAGGTTCTACAAATTACTTGAATGTATTGAATATGTATCAATGATGGAGATAAACTCTGCCAAAACAAAAGTGCCCGTTCGGAATTTTAAATCactattcaaattaagttttattttatattaaagaGCAAGTAATAATTAAAAGCCCTTACTCAATCTGATATGCGGCTTAGCCGGTTTCAACACATGACCCACACCTCTCTTGGGGCTATTCAAtatgacctccccccccccccgatgctACCTTTGAAGTAGGATAGTTAGATAATATTGCTTTAGCAACTGGGCTTTTACTTTCCAAATTTGTGTGTTGGTGAGGAAAACAGAAATTACCTTGTTGATGCAAGAACTGGTTCATAACATGGAGTGGGTCATCTAAAGTAGTATGATGGGGTTATCAAGGTATGATAGGGTTATCAACattcataaaaaagaaaatccaccTTTAATAGGTTTTAGGAGGAAGGGGGTAAAGTGAAGTTCTACAAATTACTTGAATGTATTAATTGAACACCAATGATGGAGATGaagtctgcccccccccaaaaaaaaaagtgcccatttttaattttaGAGAAACATTCAACTTGATTTTTTCATAGCAGGTAATAATTGAAATTAAGCATCTCATATGTTGCTTAGATGGTTTGAAAAATTGCCCTAACTACTAGCTCTcctatgacattttttaaaatgtaccaGGCGATATtcgacacccccccccaaaaaaaaaaaacctttcaaaGGAAAGTTaatttgccaaaaaaaatctgaacgtGCTTTTTTGTATAACTTGGAAGTGTGAAAGGACTTGAGAAGAATTAACCACCCCAATCCTTTTTTCTTCACATATATactggtacatgtatgatgaaagtgatttgtgatttttaaaaatagatctGCACATTTTAAAGTTCGGCTTTAAATTAAAAAGGGCCTACGATGAAAGAGGTAGGATAGAGGTATGGGGGCAAATTTCTTTATGGTATGCATCATCggaattgatttaaaaaaaaatagaaaaccatgactattttttcttaaaataattgtttgattATTGGTAGTAGGAATATCCACATGGCCTcgtttttgttatatttttgtcttttttattaaaaaaaaaatggtcaagaagtgcATGTTGTGAGCtgagtttgtatttttttcacgcTGGATTATGTGTAATTGATTGTCGAAGTATAGGGGGAATTGCAAATCGGTAGACTGAGAAGATAATAGTTTATAGGCCCTGCATGTGACCTGTGTACAGTAGATCGAGCCTCTGTTCAAGCGAACAACTCATGCTGACATTTTCCACgagaaaatgcaaaagaacagCCAGTGCTCTTTGTTTATGACACTCCATACAGCGAGATGTCAGAGTTATAGCTTTATGgtggagagagagggaaagagataTACAGTAgttgaaagaaattgaatgaacGAGCTTCAAAAATGGATTATCAAATTATTCAATTAAGTGACGGGAGAATTGTGGGTTTGTGTTTTGTTGACACAGTTGGAAATTGAATTTTTGTCAAAGGTTattgaaataagaaatgaaattggcAAAGCTTCgttaatacattttttcatgaacTATTTTGCGCATTTCAAGAAAATGTGCAGATACTGCTGGCGTTTCATAATCGGAATTTGAagtaaacaacaacaaataccGGCTTGTCATTTGCAAGACGATATGGACGACGAAGAGATTTTTCTTTCCGGtatttttgctcatttcttATCATAGGAGTACAATTGTGGAAACATTTTATTGCACAAAAAAGCTTTCGGGCTTTGGGGTAAGTCTCAAGCTATTCAAAGTATATTAGAGACcgaaatgaaaagagaaagggaTACTCTGCGATCCCTAACACAAGTACAGATGGACATGAGGATGAACTTCGATATTGAACCGTCACGTCCGTAGAGTATGCGCTATAAATGGCTTTTCCAAACACAAATTACTACGTATGGGACTAAGTTGAAGTTACGCGGTGTCGCAGACGACAAGAGAACGCCGGTAATaaaaattctttgaaataaatttgaaagggATTTCAAGAATTGATGAATGGgtcatattttgacttttttgcatttttctGATGTTTTATTTGTAAGGATTTCAAAAATAGTACCAGTTTTACATGATAAACTATTTAtagatataaaataatgaataattctaaatcaaactgtTATTAAAATGAACTTACTGCAAACAATCATCGCCTGTGGTCAGACCTCCATGGCTTAGAAATTCCAGGGCTGTGACAGCCTCATTATTCAACCCGGCATCATCGTCATATGGGTTAGATAACTGGATAAAGTCACTTGGGAGAATCTCCTTGATTAATAGAGTTACTGATGAAGGAGGATCTGGAGGTGGCCCTCCTCCCGTCATACGGGAGCGTCTCTTCCACTCGCCATACTCCTTTTTTGCCTGGCTGCGAAGTTGTTTCCACTTGGTCTTTATTTGCCCGGTGGTCCACTTGTTCCCATATCTGGCAATAATTGCAGAACAAACCTCATCCCAAGCTAggttttttcttttgttgtttagAGCATCATTTGCTCTATTAGCAAAGATGTGGGCACGGTCCTGCACGAGCTCCAGAAGATACGATCGCTCGCTGTGATGCCAGTTGGCAGATCTGTTTTTTGCAGACTCCATTGCAAACTGGCATCACATCACttctgagcatgctcagtacaAGCAGACAATCATCTCactactgagcatgctcagtgcaGTGTTATAATAGTATGCTAGCTTCAGTTCATGATTTAATCcatggactaaagttataccccGGGTATAACTCAGCCATGGACTAACTTTAGTACCCGGGTATAAAGTTAGTCCATGGATTAGTTAGTCCACCGTTTGTGAATAGCGCGGTGGACTAACTTTATACCCGGGTATTAGCTAACCCCCGACTAAATTTAACcccggtataactttagtccacctttgtgaattcgggccctTATCTATAGAcggatccccggtcttctgtcttcgttttccagacaccccaaAACAGGTTAGGAAAACGAATACCGAAGACTggggacatgcgtaatgtcgatggtagtaaaatagttgcaaacgccaCTTGagttgagtctgcttgtacgtgattgcgcattGTAACGTTTGcaagttttcagttttatgacatttttcagCACTCGAATGGCTGGATTCCGTGGGTGATATATGTACGTTCATTGCTATCTATCCTTATTAAtcatgccctagctgataacggtATTCACATACCGCAGCCAATCATAGctgatgacgtatccaagatcagaATATTCTAAAACTGAagctgaatattataggcccATCTTAGCTGAAAACGGATCCCCTGTCTTCTGTCTTcatttccagacacccaacaacaggtttggaaaacgaagaccggggacatgcgtgaTGTcgatggtagtaaaatagttgcaaacgccaCTTGagttgagtctgcttgtacgtgattgcgcattGTAACGTTTGcaagttttcagttttatgacatttttcagCACTCGAATGGCTGGATTCCGTGGGTGATATATGTACGTTCATTGCTATCTATCCTTATTAATCATGCCCTATCCATcaggacttattttaaatctcTGTAATTTAGTGCGTACCCCAGATCAGAATATTCTTAAACTGAAGCAGAAAATAATAGGCTCATCTTACCTAGAcggatccccggtcttctgtcttcgttttccagacacccaacaacaggtttggaaaacgaagaccggggacatgcgtaatgtcaatggtagtaaaatagttgcaaacgccagttgagtctgcttgtacgtgattgtgCATTGTAATGTAtgcaaattttcagttttatgacatttttcagAACTGGAATGGCTAGATTCCGTGGGTGAAATATGTACGTTCATTGCTATTTATCCTTATTAAtcatgccctagctgataacggtATTCACAATCTGCAGCCAATCATAGctgatgacgtatccaagatcagaATATTCTAAAACTGGAGCTGAATGTTATAGGCCCATCTTAGCTATAGACgggtccccggtcttctgtcttcgttttccagacacccaacaacaggtttggaaaacgaagaccggggacacgcgtagtGTCTATGGTAGTAAAATAGCTGCAAACGCCAGGTGagttgagtctgcttgtacgtgattgcgcattGTAAGTAtgcaaattttcagttttatgacaTTTTCCAGAACTGGAATGGCTGGATTCCGTGGGAGAAATATATACGTTCATTGCTATTTATCCTTATTAAtcatgccctagctgataacggtATTCATAatccgcagccaatcatagcTGATGACGTATCCATGATCAGAATATTCTAAAACTGGAGCTGAATGGTATATGCACATCTTATCTATAGAcggatccccggtcttctgtcttcgttttccagacacccaacaacaggtttggaaaacgaagaccggggacatgcgtaatgtcaatggtagtaaaatagttgcaaacgccagttgagttgagtctgcttgtacgtgattgcacATTTTaatgtatgcaagttttcagttttatgacatttttcagAATTGGAACTGCTGGATTCCGTACGTGGGTGAAATAAGTAATTGCTATATATCTATCCTTATTAAtcatgccctagctgataatttacacaaataaccataacttatctgCAGCCAATCATAGCTGATGACGTACACTCTCACTGGGACAAGTTCACATTGACTGCAGTTAaggaccaatcgaattccggaattagtttgaatcctttaaattcatttttaaatctcgaaagatttaaatccaaaatatttgagatttaaattgaagtctttaggattaaaactaaatccagaaatcgattgctccctaactacagtccttcaggaatttttttttaatctctgaAATTTAGAGTGTATCCAAGATCAGAATATTCTTAAACTGGAGCTGAATGTTATAGGCACATCTTAGCTAGACGGATCCCCGGTCtcctgtcttcgttttccagacacccaacaacaggtttggaaaacgaagaccggggacacgcgtagtgtctatggtagtaaaatagttgcaaacgccaggtgagttgagtctgcttgtacgtgattgcgcattGTAAGTAtgcaaattttcagttttatgacatttttcagAACTGGAATGGATGGATTCCGTGGGTGAAATATATACGTTCATTGCTATCTATCCTTATTAAtcatgccctagctgataacggtATTCACAATCTGCAGCCAATCATAGCTGATGACGTATCCAGATCAGAATATTCTAAAACTGGAGCTGAATGGTATAGGCCCATCTTAGCTATAGAcggatccccggtcttctgtcttcgttttccagacacccaacaacaggtttggaaaacgaagaccggggacattcgtaatgtcaatggtagtaataTAGTTGCAAACGCCAGTTGAGTTGAGTCTgtttgtacgtgattgcgcattgtaatgtatgcaagttttcagttttatgacattttcagaATTGGAACGGCTGGATTCTGTACGTGAGTTAAATAAGTAATTGCTATATATCTATCCTTATTAAtcatgccctagctgataattcacacaaataaccataacttatccgcagccaatcatagcTGATGACGTACACTCTCACTGGGACAAGTTCACATGGACTGCAGTTATGGACCAATCAAATTACGGAATTAGTTTGAATCcttgaaattcatttttaaatctcgaaagatttaaaattatttgagatttaaattgaagtctttaggattaaaactaaatccagaaatcgattgCTCCCTTACTACAGTCCATcaggacttttttttaaatctctgaAATTTAGAGTGTATCCAAGAATAGAATATTCTTAAACTGGAGCTGAATGTTATAGGCACATCTTAGCTAGACGGATACCCGGTCtcctgtcttcgttttccagacacccaacaacaggttagGAAAACGAATACCGAAGACTGGGGACATGCCTAATGTCCATGTttgtaaaatagttgcaaacgccaCTTGagttgagtctgcttgtacgtgattacGCATTGTAAGTAtgcaaattttcagttttatgacatttttcagCACTGGAATGGCTGGATTCCGTGGGTGATTTATCGTCCctgttttcacgaagtgacggatgAGCGCGCAACTTTTAAAAAGCTAGTTTTGAGTAAATCGCTTGCATAGGTTTAGACCTCGATCTCAAACTCtttaatgtatgaataaataTCATCTTTTCGTAAAAGGCATATTCTAGACAATtttcaattccaatcattttcattttcctttattatttaaGAAGATATAGAGATATAAATAGAACCATATTttcgtgaaaaaaaatattacgggACGCGCTTAGATTtattttcacgaagtgacggatagTGCTCCGCACGCATaaccgtcacttcgtgaaaaccCTAAATTCAAGGACGcgcttcaattttgtttttacgaAGTGACGGGAAGAGGCTCCGCCTTAGTCCCACGCATAGCCTTGTGGATGCAATTCCATAAATAGGTTTTAGATATACATAAACTCTTAATTTGctattgcaaacaaaattaatccTAAATGTGAGATAAATAAGGCCTGCAGCTTTCGCTTATAAGtacaaaaatcacttcaaataccgtgttcttttttttctcgtaaTAAAAGGGAAGCCCAATAATTCTTAGGCATATTTCATctcaatatcatattcatttttgataGATGAACACTGAAATACGAAAGCTTGGTATAACAGGTCATGAAAAATGTGACTACAATAGTCAAATTGTCTTTTGTCTttgtaaatttataaaaagtatATCTATATTCCCTTTGTGTGCTCTGGCTCCGTTgggaaattgaaaattcaacatCACAAA
It encodes the following:
- the LOC121413223 gene encoding uncharacterized protein LOC121413223 is translated as MESAKNRSANWHHSERSYLLELVQDRAHIFANRANDALNNKRKNLAWDEVCSAIIARYGNKWTTGQIKTKWKQLRSQAKKEYGEWKRRSRMTGGGPPPDPPSSVTLLIKEILPSDFIQLSNPYDDDAGLNNEAVTALEFLSHGGLTTGDDCLQQDEQNSLHPSTSHKPVVAATRQDEQNSLHPSTSHKPVLASTSQANMQNSSLPSTTQNGDIETTRQDTTRKLQPRGEKRRSTIPHQPKTRPKHPHIHSSEERLVELAEEEHQIRLEYMRIEHEYRMEILKVQKKTEEVKLKAALAAYSED